A stretch of Streptococcus chenjunshii DNA encodes these proteins:
- the rpsJ gene encoding 30S ribosomal protein S10: MANRKIRIRLKAYEHRTLDAAAEKIVETATRTGATIAGPVPLPTERSLYTVIRATHKYKDSREQFEMRTHKRLIDIINPTQKTVDALMKLDLPSGVNVEIKL, from the coding sequence ATGGCAAATAGAAAAATCCGTATCCGCCTGAAGGCTTACGAACACCGTACATTAGATGCGGCTGCTGAAAAGATTGTTGAAACTGCAACACGCACCGGTGCGACAATTGCCGGACCTGTTCCGTTGCCAACTGAACGCAGTCTTTATACAGTTATCCGTGCGACTCACAAGTACAAGGATTCTCGTGAGCAGTTCGAAATGCGGACACACAAGCGTTTGATTGACATTATCAACCCGACACAGAAAACAGTGGATGCTTTGATGAAACTGGATCTGCCAAGCGGTGTCAACGTGGAAATCAAACTTTAA
- the rplD gene encoding 50S ribosomal protein L4, which translates to MANVKLFDQTGKEVSEITLNDAVFGIEPNEAVVFDVLISQRASLRQGTHAVKNRSAVRGGGRKPWRQKGTGRARQGSIRAPQWRGGGVVFGPTPRSYAYKLPQKVRRLALKSVYSAKVAENKFIAVDALSFAAPKTAEFAKLLAALDVDTKVLVLLEEGNAFAELSARNLPNVTVATAGTASVLDIVNSDKVLATKEAISTIEEVLA; encoded by the coding sequence ATGGCCAACGTAAAACTATTTGACCAGACTGGTAAAGAAGTCAGCGAAATCACTTTAAACGATGCTGTCTTCGGAATTGAACCAAATGAAGCGGTTGTTTTTGATGTATTAATCAGCCAGCGTGCCAGCCTTCGCCAAGGAACACATGCGGTAAAAAACCGTTCTGCTGTTCGCGGCGGTGGGCGTAAGCCGTGGCGCCAAAAAGGAACTGGGCGTGCCCGCCAAGGTTCTATTCGTGCGCCTCAATGGCGTGGCGGCGGCGTTGTTTTTGGACCGACTCCGCGTTCGTATGCCTACAAACTTCCGCAGAAAGTTCGCCGTCTTGCTTTGAAATCAGTTTATTCAGCAAAAGTTGCTGAAAATAAATTTATCGCTGTGGACGCTCTTTCATTCGCAGCTCCAAAAACTGCTGAGTTTGCAAAACTTCTCGCTGCGCTTGATGTTGATACAAAAGTGCTCGTTCTCCTTGAAGAAGGCAATGCATTTGCTGAACTGTCAGCTCGCAATCTTCCTAATGTGACGGTTGCTACAGCCGGAACTGCAAGTGTTCTTGATATTGTCAACAGCGACAAGGTTTTAGCTACTAAAGAAGCGATCTCTACGATTGAGGAGGTTCTTGCATAA
- the rplC gene encoding 50S ribosomal protein L3 has translation MTKGILGKKVGMTQIFTENGEFIPVTVIEATPNVVLQVKTVETDGYEAVQVGFDDKREVLSNKPAKGHVAKANTAPKRFIREFKNIEGLEVGQEITVDTFAAGDVVDVTGTTKGKGFQGAIKRHGQSRGPMSHGSRYHRRPGSMGPVDPNRVFKGKKLAGRMGGNRVTVQNLEVVQVIPEKNAILIKGNVPGAKKSLVTIKSAVKAAK, from the coding sequence ATGACAAAAGGAATCTTAGGGAAAAAAGTGGGAATGACTCAAATCTTCACAGAAAACGGTGAATTTATTCCTGTAACAGTCATTGAAGCAACACCTAATGTTGTGCTTCAGGTTAAAACTGTCGAAACAGACGGTTATGAAGCTGTTCAAGTAGGTTTTGATGACAAACGTGAAGTGCTGAGCAACAAACCTGCCAAAGGCCATGTAGCAAAAGCTAACACAGCTCCTAAGCGCTTCATTCGTGAATTCAAAAACATCGAAGGCTTGGAAGTTGGTCAGGAAATTACAGTTGATACTTTCGCAGCCGGTGATGTTGTTGATGTCACAGGAACAACAAAAGGAAAAGGTTTCCAAGGGGCGATTAAGCGTCATGGACAATCGCGCGGACCGATGTCACACGGCTCACGCTATCACCGCCGTCCGGGTTCGATGGGGCCGGTTGATCCTAACCGTGTCTTCAAAGGCAAAAAATTAGCCGGACGTATGGGTGGCAACCGTGTAACAGTACAAAACCTTGAGGTGGTACAAGTGATTCCGGAAAAGAACGCTATCCTTATTAAAGGTAACGTACCGGGAGCTAAAAAGTCACTTGTTACCATCAAATCAGCAGTTAAAGCTGCTAAATAA
- a CDS encoding MATE family efflux transporter has translation MNSKKNIIQLALPAMGENILQMLMGAADNFLVAQVGLAAVSGVSVANNIITVYQALFIALGAAVSSLIAKSYGEKNLAQTKRYQSESVFVTLILGLALGLFSLVFGKTVLRLLGTSPSVTQNGGLYLIIVGGLIFGLGLMTTFGALLRAQGKYVLPMTVSLLINLLNALLSACAVLVFNWGVAGVAAATVCSRLLGVLLLGSQLPVREIFSQIRLRADKELLGLALPAAAERLMMRAGDIVIVAIIVKFGTEAVAGNAIGETLTQFNYMPGMAVATAAVILVAHSLGEGNKKDIRLLVRDSYLISLLLMLLIGALIFFFGRSLTGLFTVNTAAVQASLIVLFYSFIGSPAAAGALVFTAVWQGLGQARLPLYATTIGMWGIRIVLGSVLGLFLGLGLAGVWLATLMDNVFRWFFLYCRYRQFIQEK, from the coding sequence ATGAATTCAAAAAAGAACATTATTCAGCTGGCTCTGCCTGCTATGGGGGAAAATATTCTGCAGATGCTTATGGGAGCTGCAGATAATTTCTTGGTAGCTCAGGTAGGTTTAGCTGCGGTTTCCGGAGTATCAGTTGCCAATAATATTATCACGGTATATCAGGCTTTGTTCATTGCCCTTGGTGCTGCGGTTTCCAGTTTGATTGCTAAAAGCTATGGCGAAAAAAATCTAGCCCAGACCAAACGTTATCAGTCAGAATCAGTTTTTGTGACGTTAATTCTTGGGCTGGCTTTAGGTCTGTTTTCTTTGGTATTCGGCAAAACGGTTCTGAGATTGCTGGGGACAAGCCCGTCAGTGACACAGAATGGCGGGCTCTATCTAATTATTGTGGGCGGTCTGATTTTCGGTTTAGGGCTAATGACGACTTTCGGGGCACTTCTGCGGGCACAAGGCAAATACGTACTGCCTATGACGGTCAGTTTGCTGATTAACTTGCTTAATGCCTTGCTGTCCGCTTGTGCAGTTTTGGTTTTTAACTGGGGCGTTGCGGGTGTCGCGGCTGCAACTGTTTGTTCACGTTTGCTCGGGGTCTTGCTTTTGGGCAGCCAGCTTCCTGTTAGAGAGATTTTCAGCCAGATAAGGCTGCGGGCGGATAAAGAGTTGCTGGGCTTGGCTCTGCCTGCTGCAGCTGAGCGTCTGATGATGAGAGCCGGCGATATTGTCATTGTAGCGATAATTGTGAAATTTGGTACGGAAGCTGTTGCTGGCAATGCCATCGGAGAGACCCTGACTCAATTTAATTACATGCCTGGGATGGCTGTCGCGACAGCGGCTGTCATTTTAGTAGCCCATAGTCTGGGTGAAGGCAATAAGAAAGACATCAGACTTCTGGTTAGAGATTCTTATCTTATTTCTTTATTGTTAATGCTGCTGATCGGGGCCTTGATTTTTTTCTTTGGCCGCAGTTTGACAGGCCTGTTTACTGTAAACACAGCAGCTGTTCAGGCTAGTCTGATTGTTTTGTTTTATTCTTTTATCGGCAGCCCTGCAGCAGCAGGAGCGCTTGTTTTCACAGCTGTCTGGCAGGGACTTGGTCAGGCTAGGCTTCCTTTATATGCGACGACTATTGGAATGTGGGGAATCCGCATTGTCCTCGGCTCTGTTCTGGGTCTTTTTCTTGGTCTGGGTCTGGCTGGTGTTTGGCTGGCGACACTTATGGATAACGTATTTAGGTGGTTTTTTCTCTACTGCAGATACAGACAGTTTATACAGGAGAAGTAG
- a CDS encoding 50S ribosomal protein L23 translates to MNLYDVIKKPVITEKAMYDLESGKYTFEVDTRAHKLLIKQAVEAAFEGVKVASVNTVNVKPKAKRVGRYTGFTSKTKKAIITLTADSKTIDLFETEAE, encoded by the coding sequence ATGAATTTGTACGATGTCATTAAAAAACCAGTTATCACTGAAAAAGCAATGTACGACTTGGAATCAGGAAAGTACACATTTGAAGTAGATACACGTGCACATAAGCTTTTGATTAAGCAGGCTGTCGAAGCTGCTTTTGAAGGGGTTAAAGTTGCCAGCGTTAATACTGTCAATGTTAAACCGAAAGCAAAGCGTGTCGGCCGCTACACTGGTTTTACAAGTAAAACTAAAAAAGCGATTATTACACTGACAGCTGATTCTAAAACAATTGATCTGTTTGAAACAGAAGCTGAATAA